In Asticcacaulis sp. MM231, the genomic window GTATCGTCGTGCCGCTTGGCACTGTGAATTGATAAAGGACGTTCGCTGCGCCGACATATCCGCTGTTATTTGCGATGGTTCTCAAATTGCCGGCCGCAGTCAGCGTAATGGAATAAGTGGGCTGTGCTTGCACCGTGACCGTCACAGTTGCGGTAGAGCTGGTGCCGCCGGGCCCTGTAGCCGAATATGTGAAGGCATCAGAGCCTGTATAGCTTGCGGTCGGCGTATAAGTAGCTGTCGTGCCGCTAATTGATACAGAACCATGGGCAGGAGACGTAACCACAGCGACAGAGGTGTAGACACCGCTAGGCGTCAAGCTGACTGTTCCGGCCGTGTTGTAACTCACAGCGAGAGTTTTAGCTGATACGGTCGGTGCCGGAGGGTTGCCCACGGTGACCGTCACGGTCGCGGCAGAACTCGTGCCGCCGGGCCCTGTACCTGTATAGGTGAAGCTGTCCGAGCCATAGTAATCTGAGGTCGGGGTAAAGGTCGCGGTCGTGCCGCTAATTGATACAGAACCGTGGACAGGAGATGTAACCATTGCGACAGAGGTGTAGACCCCGCTAGGCGTCAAGCTGACCGTTCCGGCCGTGTTGTAACTCACAGCGAGAGTTTTAGCTGATACGGTCGGTGCCGGAGGGTTGCCCACGGTGACCGTCACGGTCGCGGCAGAACTCGTGCCGCCGGGCCCTGTACCTGTATAGGTGAAGCTGTCCGAGCCATAGTAATCTGAGGTCGGGGTAAAGGTCGCGGTCGTGCCGCTAATTGATACAGAACCGTGGACAGGAGATGTAACCATTGCGACAGAGGTGTAGACCCCGCTAGGCGTCAAGCTGACCGTTCCGGCCGTGTTGTAACTCACAGCGAGAGTTTTAGCTGATACGGTCGGTGCCGGAGGGTTGCCCACGGTGACCGTCACGGTCGCGGCAGAACTCGTGCCGCCGGGCCCTGTACCTGTATAGGTGAAGCTGTCCGAGCCATAGTAATCTGAGGTCGGGGTAAAGGTCGCGGTCGTGCCGCTAATTGATACAGAACCGTGGACAGGAGATGTAACCATTGCGACAGAGGTGTAGACCCCGCTAGGCGTCAAGCTGACCGTTCCGGCCGTGTTGTAACTCACAGCGAGAGTTTTCGCTGATACTGTCGGTGCCGGAGGGTTGCCAATAGTTACGGTCACGGTCGCGGCAGAACTCGTGCCGCCGGGCCCTGTAGCTGTATAGGTGAATGAATCCGAACCGTAAGCCGAAGCCGTTGGCGTGTAGGTCGCAGTGGTGCCACTAATATTGACGATACCCTTCGTCGGACTTGCAGCCAAAGACACTGAGGAATAAACGCCGCCAGGCGTTAGACTCACCGTTCCCGCGGTATTGAACGCTACCGACAAGGTCTTCGGGGTAACCGTTGGCGCGGGCGGCGCAGCGATGGTCACAGAGACCGCGCCCGTCGCCGTTGCACCAACTGCGTCTTTAATCGTGTAAGTGAATGCGTCGCTGCCGGCATTTCCGGAGGTTGGCGTATAGGTAATAGACGTTGCGCTAAAGGCGGTCGTACCTCTAGAAGCCGCCCCTACGGCTGTTACCGTCATACTGTCCCCATCAGCATCCGTATCATTTGATCTAGGGTCAAATGTAATCGCGGTCATGTAAGGTGTGGAGATCGTATCTATATTAGCTATGGGTGCGGAATTCCCGCGAGCGCTAACAACGCTCACACGATTTCCCGCCATGTCATAGGTAAAACTTACCAGGCTTCCGTCCGGATACACTGCGGAGGTGACACGCCCCAAACTGTCATATGTGTAAGCACCGTTGCCGGCGTAGACTTCGCTCGGACAAGTCAGCAGGGCACAAATAACAAGAGCCAACAAAACTAAGGCACGAATCAAAAATTCACATACGGTTAAACAACTCTGCCCCATGTAACCCCCAACCCAGCATTACCCCGGGCTAAATTACATTCACCCACAATGCCTAAGCGTAATTACACATTAAGGCTTCCGCACTGTCAAGAATTAAGGTAATATTTCACCTTTGAAATGTTTGACTTTCCGACAACTGTTGAATTTCCTAAGTAAGCGATGGGGTGGACGCTTCCTCTCTTGCTTGGTCCCCAATGACTGAACATTAAGGGGGCACAGGATTACGGCAGCCGGAACGTTTGGCCAACGTCGCAGAGCCCACCCTGGGTGGACACCTCCATCGCACAATAAATATTATGGTAAATTAATGTTATATATCAATTGCTTACGCATATTTCTACGTTTCGTCGGCTATAAAGATTGGCGCAATCCTCTCTAAAACCTCGTCGACGATAAAACTTGGAAGCTTTTCGACATATGACACTTTGCGCTCTGCCGACTTAAAATCTACGGCTCTAATTTGCATTAGGTCGATCACACCGGTCGTCTTCGTGCCGGCACCGGAGAGCGACACCTGGAAGCCGACGTTGCGTGCCAGATTGGCCGTGGTACTGATCGGCGCCACATAGATCAGGTTTGTCATCCGATTATAGGCATCCGGGGAAATTACGATCGCGAAATGCTCATATTTCATTTCCTGGCCCGCGGCCGGCGAAAAATTCAAATGCCAGATGTCCCCTCGCTTCGGGTGCTTAACACCAGGAGGCATCAGATTTCATTCCCAGTCGGACGCATTTGCTCCCAGGCGGCATGGTCGTTACTGAGGTCCAGCTGGTCCGGCATTTCGGCAAGGAGCTCCGTCAAAGAATATTTGCGTCTCGCCTGCGTCATGGGAATAATCACCTGCTCGCCGGTTTTCGTATAGGCGATCTTTGCAACGGAGCCGTCCGTGACATGCAATGCGGCGGCATTGGCACTCGGCCAAATTACCGATAGCGAGCCCCCTGTCTTCCGAAACTTGACCTCGGTGATGGGCCGGCTCTCATCTATTTCCAATGCACGGCTCATCGTCTGCTGCCTTTCCAGTTTAACAATGTTCAACATAATTCAAGTTGAACAAAAATTCAACCCTTCCCTCTGGAACCGCCAGACCGTAACAAATTTTCCAAAGTGTTTAATATGGATTTTTTGACAACTCTCTGACTTTCCTGCATAATTTATCTGACACGATGCTTGGAACTGCGATCATGGCCATTAGATTTTTTCGTATCGATCCCGGCAAGAGCATGGCGCGGCTCTACGAACTGGATATTCAGACCGGACTGTTCGGGGATGGCCACCACTCTGCCCTGCTGAAACCGAGATAGGCGTCGCTCACAGGCGAGTAAAACCTGATTTCTGAATTATTTCAATGATTTAGTTCTGTAAAATTCCTATTTTCTGAAGCTTTTCAATAACTTGCTTATCGTCACATTCTGCGCGTGTTCGCCGAGAACCCCATTCCTACCACAATCGCTATAGCCGGTTCCTCTTGCCGAAATGTAGAGATTGTTCTTCGTGCCAAATTTCTCATTTTGAGTCGTACCATTTTTCTCATTTCACGCCGCATGAAATTTCTCTATTTCAGCGCACGAGGCTTTCCCGCTTATTGTAAGCGACAGCCATAACGTCTAAGCGGCCAAAGCCTTCGCCTTATCAGAATGCTCGAATGCCGTTTCCATGCGCTCTATTTGCTTCGCCGTCGCGCCCTTCGATTTCGCAGTGGCAGCCCAATGATCGACAGCGGTTGCAACCTCGCGGCTGATTTGCCTGGCCTGCTTTACATCCATATTGAAATACGGCCCGACCTCCCAAGCGAGGTCTAAGTCGCACGTACCGTCGTCGCCATCGATGGCCGTGGTGAGAATGCGTGGCTTGAGGTCGACTGGGACCGGATTGAGATCATACGCCGGCGACAACGTCCACCCAATATTCCCGCTCCACAGGAACCCATGGTTTCTGAGATGGTCGTCAACATTCGAAATCAGGATATTGAAAATCATACGCCGGTAAAGCTGGCGCACATCGGCTTTTGTATTGGCACCATTGTGGGTGAGCGCCTCCACGAGATCAGGATAGCTCGCCCGCTCGCCATCCTTTAGCGCGAGC contains:
- a CDS encoding Ig-like domain-containing protein, translating into MGQSCLTVCEFLIRALVLLALVICALLTCPSEVYAGNGAYTYDSLGRVTSAVYPDGSLVSFTYDMAGNRVSVVSARGNSAPIANIDTISTPYMTAITFDPRSNDTDADGDSMTVTAVGAASRGTTAFSATSITYTPTSGNAGSDAFTYTIKDAVGATATGAVSVTIAAPPAPTVTPKTLSVAFNTAGTVSLTPGGVYSSVSLAASPTKGIVNISGTTATYTPTASAYGSDSFTYTATGPGGTSSAATVTVTIGNPPAPTVSAKTLAVSYNTAGTVSLTPSGVYTSVAMVTSPVHGSVSISGTTATFTPTSDYYGSDSFTYTGTGPGGTSSAATVTVTVGNPPAPTVSAKTLAVSYNTAGTVSLTPSGVYTSVAMVTSPVHGSVSISGTTATFTPTSDYYGSDSFTYTGTGPGGTSSAATVTVTVGNPPAPTVSAKTLAVSYNTAGTVSLTPSGVYTSVAMVTSPVHGSVSISGTTATFTPTSDYYGSDSFTYTGTGPGGTSSAATVTVTVGNPPAPTVSAKTLAVSYNTAGTVSLTPSGVYTSVAVVTSPAHGSVSISGTTATYTPTASYTGSDAFTYSATGPGGTSSTATVTVTVQAQPTYSITLTAAGNLRTIANNSGYVGAANVLYQFTVPSGTTILGTSGSGNALDTGTWPSGVTLTLTIAGNVYGGGGKGGNGSASVAGVAGGAGGDAIYVQAPIAITVVSGGSVKGGGGGGGGGSYSLVSAGKKGGGGGGGGFPNGGAGTGATGSGGTGNSGSVGTTSGGGAGGTSSPAGNAGKGGGAATAGSTGYGEDFSSAGGVAGYAVRKNGYAVTISNSGTITGTY
- a CDS encoding type II toxin-antitoxin system PemK/MazF family toxin, with translation MPPGVKHPKRGDIWHLNFSPAAGQEMKYEHFAIVISPDAYNRMTNLIYVAPISTTANLARNVGFQVSLSGAGTKTTGVIDLMQIRAVDFKSAERKVSYVEKLPSFIVDEVLERIAPIFIADET